A region of Paenibacillus thiaminolyticus DNA encodes the following proteins:
- a CDS encoding ABC transporter substrate-binding protein encodes MRKMKRKISATLILCLALLVGLTACGGGKADNTADQGKGNEAAGEKVTVNMGFWGTAQDLKVYQDAAATISEQYPDIELKIKQYPSSEQFWNTLPGEIAAGVAPDFIKISNEGAFEYINKGLFTPLDEMISSTQVDMTRFPEASMKIWNVDGKQYGVPNSDMPAMFLINEAMWKNAGLGDYPTTWDEVKAAAKKLNTDKVNGIIINLDAFHITNYVKSFGGGWGNGKTINSPENVKALETIIEMYNDGLAVTPKALGFGWDGEVFSNELGAMSTGGYWYKGFLKDANPDLKYAAIPVPKGTANGSTMSSDAYVVLKDAKNKEAALKAAYYMTNDKTQTEFMELGYNPAVPELSKQYFEKNPEFKPVQPALEYSTDYGYPTDTKRFTDELVKQLEERILGGSGKTAQQILDDIQKQFQ; translated from the coding sequence ATGCGCAAGATGAAGAGAAAGATCTCGGCGACGTTGATTCTTTGTCTGGCCCTGCTTGTCGGCTTGACGGCCTGCGGAGGCGGCAAAGCGGACAACACTGCGGATCAAGGAAAAGGCAACGAGGCTGCCGGCGAAAAAGTAACCGTTAACATGGGGTTCTGGGGCACCGCGCAGGACTTGAAGGTCTATCAGGATGCAGCCGCGACTATTTCCGAGCAATATCCTGACATTGAACTGAAGATTAAGCAATACCCAAGCAGTGAGCAGTTCTGGAATACGCTTCCTGGCGAGATCGCCGCAGGAGTGGCTCCGGATTTTATCAAAATTTCCAATGAAGGCGCTTTTGAGTATATCAATAAAGGATTGTTCACTCCGTTGGACGAGATGATCAGCTCGACGCAGGTTGACATGACTCGCTTCCCGGAAGCTTCGATGAAGATCTGGAACGTAGACGGCAAGCAATATGGCGTGCCGAACAGCGACATGCCGGCAATGTTCCTGATTAATGAGGCGATGTGGAAAAATGCGGGCCTCGGCGATTACCCGACAACCTGGGACGAGGTAAAAGCGGCGGCGAAGAAGCTGAATACCGATAAAGTGAACGGTATTATCATCAATCTGGACGCATTCCATATCACCAACTATGTGAAAAGCTTCGGCGGCGGCTGGGGAAATGGCAAAACGATCAACTCCCCAGAGAACGTAAAAGCGCTGGAAACGATTATCGAGATGTACAATGACGGTCTGGCCGTAACGCCGAAGGCGCTTGGCTTCGGCTGGGACGGCGAAGTGTTCAGCAATGAGCTGGGCGCGATGAGCACGGGCGGATACTGGTACAAAGGCTTCCTGAAGGATGCGAATCCGGATCTGAAATATGCCGCGATTCCGGTTCCGAAGGGCACGGCCAACGGCAGCACGATGAGCTCCGACGCTTACGTGGTGCTGAAGGATGCCAAAAACAAGGAAGCAGCGCTTAAAGCCGCTTACTACATGACGAATGACAAGACGCAGACCGAGTTCATGGAGCTGGGTTACAACCCGGCCGTTCCGGAGCTGTCGAAGCAATACTTCGAGAAGAATCCAGAGTTCAAGCCAGTACAGCCTGCGCTGGAATACAGCACGGACTATGGATATCCGACAGATACGAAGCGGTTCACCGACGAACTGGTCAAGCAGTTGGAAGAACGAATTCTTGGCGGTTCCGGGAAAACGGCACAGCAAATTTTGGACGATATTCAGAAGCAATTCCAATAA
- a CDS encoding carbohydrate ABC transporter permease, which translates to MSKHGSNNAEVRGAKIRQSWFRSLADSDMTLGWMFSLPFLILWAWWFLYPFIQSFVRSFQDANFANLDQAKFIGLDNYITILQDKEFFRAVLHSLQIVVLSVPIQTLLGLLLALVVNQNLKGKGIFRTVFFLPYITSQIAITTVFMMLFKKGTFLTDFFGMLGFGNVTWFADTSYALLFVCILFIFQQAGFTMIVYLSGLQEIPKDLYEAGEIDGASKWHKFRYITVPSLRPITFFIVSVSTITGFQIYDQIAAISRYGALGSPAGATSTVVTYFYQHGIRYMNIGYGSAAVVLFFFIIMFITFLQKKLLDEKG; encoded by the coding sequence ATGTCCAAACATGGCAGCAACAACGCGGAAGTAAGGGGGGCGAAAATTAGGCAATCCTGGTTCCGTTCCCTGGCGGATTCCGATATGACACTGGGCTGGATGTTTTCACTACCTTTTCTAATTTTATGGGCATGGTGGTTTTTATATCCGTTTATCCAGTCCTTCGTGAGAAGCTTTCAGGATGCGAACTTTGCCAATCTCGATCAGGCCAAGTTCATCGGACTGGACAACTATATTACGATTCTTCAAGACAAGGAATTTTTCCGGGCGGTGCTTCATTCCCTGCAAATCGTGGTCTTGTCTGTTCCGATTCAGACGCTGCTTGGCTTGCTGCTGGCGCTGGTCGTGAATCAGAACCTGAAGGGGAAGGGAATCTTCCGAACGGTCTTTTTCCTCCCCTATATTACGTCCCAGATTGCGATTACGACGGTATTCATGATGCTCTTCAAGAAGGGGACGTTCCTGACGGACTTCTTCGGCATGCTGGGCTTCGGCAATGTCACCTGGTTCGCGGACACGAGCTATGCCTTGCTGTTCGTCTGCATCCTGTTTATTTTCCAGCAGGCGGGTTTCACGATGATTGTGTATTTATCCGGGCTGCAGGAGATTCCGAAGGATCTGTATGAGGCGGGCGAGATCGACGGCGCTTCGAAATGGCATAAATTCCGTTATATTACGGTGCCTTCGCTGCGGCCGATTACGTTCTTCATCGTCTCGGTCTCCACGATTACCGGCTTCCAGATTTACGACCAGATCGCGGCCATCTCCCGATACGGCGCGCTCGGTTCGCCGGCCGGCGCCACGAGCACGGTCGTGACGTATTTCTACCAGCACGGGATCCGTTATATGAACATCGGTTACGGAAGCGCGGCCGTCGTGCTGTTCTTCTTCATCATTATGTTCATTACGTTCCTGCAAAAAAAACTATTGGACGAGAAGGGGTGA
- a CDS encoding carbohydrate ABC transporter permease, which translates to MKTRSRTGRLFLYLGAILIGLLFALPFLYTIYTSLVPMRYVNKLVSPGMWTLDNYKMFFTNEAYDVPRWFLNTLIMTGIVVIGNLIINPMAGFALAKLDFRGKSVIYWIVVATMMVPYHMILIPVYVNVAQLGWLNTFWALTVPFLYQGLYIFMLRQFFISVPNEFIEAARIDGLTKMGAFWRIVYPLARSSLITMSILAFAGTWNSYLIPSTLANTPERYVLVVGLNSVKDMFFENTPLIMAGVVLSTLPIIIFFFVFQRQYIEGISNAGVKG; encoded by the coding sequence ATGAAGACTCGAAGCAGAACCGGGAGGCTTTTCCTGTACCTCGGCGCGATCCTGATTGGGCTCTTGTTTGCCCTTCCTTTTCTCTACACGATCTATACGTCGCTCGTTCCGATGCGATACGTCAACAAGTTGGTGTCGCCTGGAATGTGGACGCTCGACAACTATAAAATGTTCTTCACCAATGAAGCGTATGATGTGCCAAGATGGTTCCTCAACACGCTCATTATGACGGGGATTGTCGTGATAGGGAATCTGATCATTAACCCGATGGCGGGATTCGCGCTCGCCAAGCTCGATTTCCGGGGCAAAAGCGTTATCTACTGGATTGTCGTCGCGACGATGATGGTTCCTTACCATATGATTTTGATTCCGGTATACGTCAATGTGGCCCAGCTCGGCTGGCTGAACACATTCTGGGCATTGACGGTGCCTTTCTTGTACCAAGGCCTGTATATCTTTATGCTGCGCCAATTCTTCATCTCGGTGCCGAACGAATTCATCGAGGCGGCCCGGATTGACGGCTTGACGAAGATGGGCGCCTTCTGGCGGATTGTGTACCCGCTGGCCCGTTCTTCGCTGATTACGATGTCGATTCTTGCTTTTGCCGGAACATGGAACAGCTACCTGATTCCGAGCACGCTGGCCAATACGCCGGAGAGATATGTGCTCGTCGTCGGTCTGAACAGCGTGAAGGATATGTTCTTCGAGAATACGCCGCTTATTATGGCGGGGGTCGTTCTCTCTACGCTGCCGATTATCATCTTCTTTTTCGTGTTCCAGCGCCAATATATTGAAGGCATTTCCAATGCCGGCGTCAAAGGCTGA
- the bglX gene encoding beta-glucosidase BglX — translation MEKSEKSGLEQWRSRAEELLGTMTLAEKIGQTVQYGRCEERERELIAEGKVGSLLNVHGADKVNELQRIAVERSRLGIPLLIGDDVIHGFRTIFPIPLAEAASWDLDAMEKNACIAAIEAAAEGIRWTFAPMADLTREPRWGRIAESTGEDVYLSSLAAAAKVRGFQSLNAEGFPTVAACVKHFAGYGWVEGGRDYDTTDMSERTLRETVLPPYLGGIQAGALTVMSAFSELNGVPATGSSYLLRDILREEWGFTGMVVSDWESIEELIYHGYAEDRRDSARRGLLAGVDMDMHSGVYLEHLESLVEESPELMKLLDEAVLRILMVKFQLGLFERPYVDAGEPPAAGIPAEHAEQARDSARKSIVLLQNDSGILPLDDERHRKIALIGPLADDRHNSMGCWAWKGRDEDVVTVWDAFQSEIGPHAEVCYEPGSGINEAIPGGIDRAVELAKQCDVAVVTVGESEAMTGEHYNVASITLPACQERLIRELKEKTATPVIVVLMNGRPLATEWVHRHADAVVEAWHLGTMTGSALADVLTGRHNPSGRLPVTIPRSTGQIPIYYNRKNTGRPHLYEDYIDCDDSPLYPFGYGLSYTTFHYDDLQLERSAIHRDESVSVSVRVSNAGPRAGEETVQLYIRDLVGSTTRPVKELKGFRKVFLQPGESRTVSFELTPAELGLLDEQFRFKVEPGKFHIWIGPHSEEGLQGELTVT, via the coding sequence ATGGAGAAGAGCGAGAAGAGCGGGTTGGAGCAATGGAGAAGCCGGGCGGAAGAGCTGCTTGGCACAATGACGCTGGCCGAGAAGATCGGCCAGACCGTGCAGTACGGCCGCTGTGAGGAGCGGGAGCGGGAACTGATCGCGGAGGGGAAGGTCGGTTCGCTGCTGAACGTGCACGGCGCGGATAAAGTGAATGAGCTGCAGCGAATCGCGGTAGAGCGGAGCCGGCTGGGCATTCCGCTGTTGATCGGCGATGATGTCATACACGGCTTCCGCACCATCTTCCCGATTCCGCTCGCCGAAGCGGCGAGCTGGGATCTGGACGCAATGGAGAAGAATGCCTGCATCGCGGCGATCGAGGCGGCGGCGGAAGGAATCCGCTGGACGTTCGCTCCGATGGCGGACCTTACGCGCGAGCCCCGCTGGGGGAGAATCGCAGAGAGCACGGGAGAGGACGTCTACCTGTCGTCCCTGGCCGCGGCCGCGAAGGTTAGAGGCTTCCAGAGCCTGAATGCGGAAGGCTTCCCGACGGTTGCCGCCTGCGTCAAGCATTTCGCCGGATACGGCTGGGTGGAAGGCGGACGCGACTACGATACGACCGACATGTCGGAGCGGACGCTGCGGGAGACCGTGCTGCCGCCTTACCTCGGCGGCATTCAGGCCGGCGCCTTGACCGTCATGAGCGCCTTCAGCGAGCTGAACGGGGTGCCCGCTACGGGCAGTTCCTACTTGTTGCGGGATATTTTGCGGGAGGAATGGGGCTTCACCGGCATGGTGGTCAGCGACTGGGAATCGATCGAAGAATTGATCTATCACGGCTATGCGGAGGATCGCCGCGATTCCGCCCGCAGAGGGCTGCTTGCCGGGGTCGATATGGACATGCATTCCGGCGTCTACCTGGAGCATCTGGAATCGCTCGTGGAGGAGAGCCCTGAGCTGATGAAGCTGCTGGATGAGGCGGTGCTGCGCATTCTGATGGTGAAGTTCCAGCTCGGCTTGTTCGAACGGCCGTATGTCGATGCCGGAGAGCCGCCAGCGGCTGGCATTCCGGCGGAACACGCGGAGCAGGCGAGAGACAGCGCGCGCAAGTCAATCGTGCTGCTGCAGAACGACAGCGGCATCCTGCCGCTCGATGATGAACGGCACCGAAAGATCGCCTTGATTGGCCCGTTGGCGGATGACCGCCACAACTCGATGGGCTGCTGGGCCTGGAAAGGCCGGGACGAGGATGTTGTAACGGTATGGGATGCGTTCCAATCCGAGATTGGGCCTCATGCCGAGGTGTGCTATGAGCCGGGCAGCGGCATCAACGAGGCGATCCCGGGCGGCATCGATCGCGCCGTCGAGCTGGCCAAGCAATGCGATGTCGCCGTCGTTACGGTGGGCGAGAGCGAGGCGATGACGGGCGAGCATTACAATGTCGCCTCGATTACGCTTCCGGCTTGCCAGGAGCGTCTGATCCGGGAGCTGAAGGAGAAGACCGCTACGCCGGTCATCGTCGTCTTGATGAACGGGCGGCCATTGGCGACCGAGTGGGTGCACCGCCATGCCGATGCGGTGGTGGAGGCTTGGCACTTGGGGACGATGACCGGCTCTGCGCTCGCCGATGTTCTGACGGGCCGTCATAACCCGAGCGGCCGCTTGCCGGTCACGATCCCGCGTTCTACCGGACAAATTCCGATTTATTATAACCGTAAAAATACGGGCCGCCCGCATTTGTATGAGGATTATATCGATTGCGACGATTCGCCGCTGTATCCGTTCGGGTACGGCCTCAGTTATACAACGTTCCATTATGACGATCTGCAATTGGAACGAAGTGCGATTCACCGGGATGAGTCGGTCTCCGTCTCTGTCCGGGTGTCGAATGCGGGACCGCGCGCCGGGGAAGAGACGGTGCAGCTGTATATCCGCGATCTGGTCGGAAGTACGACGCGTCCCGTCAAGGAATTGAAGGGCTTCCGCAAAGTCTTCCTGCAGCCGGGAGAGAGCCGGACGGTGAGCTTCGAGCTGACGCCGGCAGAGCTGGGGCTGCTGGATGAGCAGTTCCGGTTCAAGGTGGAGCCGGGCAAGTTCCATATCTGGATCGGGCCTCATTCCGAGGAAGGCTTGCAGGGTGAATTGACGGTAACGTAG
- a CDS encoding amylo-alpha-1,6-glucosidase, translating to MDYRVIKEGELFFLTGLDGDIVAGDDQGHGLYMKDTRYLSRMEVWIDGEKPTLLSSVGDKSYLASFRLMKDKKDEGAIEVLRERFIYDGILYERCTLTNYFTHPVEFEFSTIFDADFQDMFLVRKYRTGEVGKQEETRAGDRELALSYLGADNIRRGTRIAWDAEGTADASGTVRFPLSLDTRQKKEITFFITPTSDHHPAAAPLTYEEGLRKLEASYVQWYENSSKVSTDSERFNGLFQRGLQDLRMLTTDVGYGDTTVAGLPWFAVPFGRDSLITALFMLPVNPDIVKGTLRTLAAYQGEKVDPWRDEQPGKIMHEIRFGELVTTKQSPFSPYYGTVDATPLFLAVLGEYYRWTGDLALVEELKPNVIRALDYIDSALEAGSGFVAYRQEAEKGFPNQGWKDSANSIVHRSGEYAEAPIALSEVQGYVYQAKKSLAPIVAVMGEAEWGQRLEEEAEQLRARFESSFWMEDEQCYAIALDKDQRQVHSVTSNPGHLLMTGLPEASRAKGLSQRLMKDDMFNGYGIRTMSTDAAGYYPMSYHNGSVWPHDNAMILLGLGKLGFKQEAGRVISGLIEASSFFEYQRLPELFCGYGSETGHPVPYPTTCSPQAWSAGTSIVFLQAMLGLYPDAAKREIALSPFLPEGMDQLKAERIAIGSGHLSVSVTRREGESFTVEVLENTTGFELIP from the coding sequence ATGGACTATCGCGTAATCAAAGAAGGCGAGCTGTTTTTCCTGACAGGTCTGGATGGAGATATCGTCGCTGGCGACGATCAGGGTCATGGATTGTATATGAAGGACACGCGTTATCTAAGCCGTATGGAAGTGTGGATTGACGGCGAGAAGCCGACACTGCTCTCTTCCGTTGGCGACAAGAGTTACTTGGCTTCCTTCCGATTGATGAAGGACAAGAAGGATGAAGGAGCCATTGAAGTGCTGCGGGAGCGGTTTATTTATGACGGCATTTTATATGAGCGCTGCACGTTAACGAACTATTTTACGCATCCGGTCGAGTTTGAATTTTCGACCATCTTCGATGCGGATTTCCAGGACATGTTCCTGGTCCGGAAGTATCGCACCGGCGAAGTGGGCAAGCAGGAGGAGACGCGGGCGGGCGACCGGGAGTTGGCCCTGTCGTATCTCGGGGCCGACAATATTAGAAGAGGGACGCGCATCGCGTGGGATGCGGAAGGAACGGCGGATGCGAGCGGCACGGTGCGCTTCCCGCTGTCGTTGGACACACGCCAGAAGAAGGAGATTACGTTCTTCATCACTCCGACGTCGGATCATCATCCGGCAGCTGCACCATTGACGTATGAAGAAGGGCTGCGGAAGCTCGAGGCATCTTATGTCCAATGGTACGAGAACAGCTCGAAGGTAAGCACGGATTCGGAACGATTCAACGGGCTGTTCCAGCGGGGGCTTCAAGATCTGCGCATGCTGACGACCGATGTCGGTTATGGCGATACGACGGTGGCGGGACTGCCGTGGTTCGCCGTCCCGTTCGGAAGAGACAGTCTGATCACGGCGCTGTTCATGCTGCCTGTCAATCCCGACATTGTCAAGGGCACGCTTAGAACGCTTGCGGCGTATCAGGGAGAAAAGGTCGATCCGTGGAGAGACGAGCAGCCGGGCAAGATTATGCATGAGATTCGGTTCGGGGAATTGGTGACCACGAAGCAATCGCCGTTCTCGCCATATTACGGCACGGTGGATGCGACGCCGCTGTTCCTGGCCGTGCTCGGCGAGTACTACCGTTGGACGGGAGATCTCGCTCTCGTCGAGGAATTGAAGCCGAATGTCATCCGCGCGCTGGACTATATCGATTCCGCCCTGGAAGCGGGCTCCGGATTCGTCGCTTACCGTCAGGAGGCGGAGAAGGGATTCCCGAATCAAGGATGGAAGGACTCGGCGAACTCTATCGTGCACCGCTCCGGCGAATATGCGGAAGCTCCGATCGCATTGTCCGAGGTGCAAGGCTACGTCTATCAGGCCAAGAAATCGCTTGCTCCGATTGTGGCTGTCATGGGCGAAGCCGAGTGGGGGCAGCGATTGGAGGAGGAAGCGGAGCAGCTGCGCGCGCGCTTCGAGTCTTCCTTCTGGATGGAAGACGAGCAATGCTATGCGATTGCGCTCGACAAGGATCAACGCCAGGTCCACAGCGTCACCTCCAATCCGGGCCATCTGCTGATGACCGGCTTGCCGGAGGCTTCCAGGGCGAAGGGACTGTCCCAGCGCTTGATGAAGGACGATATGTTCAACGGATACGGTATCCGTACGATGAGCACGGATGCGGCAGGCTACTATCCGATGAGCTATCATAACGGCAGCGTCTGGCCGCATGACAATGCGATGATTCTGCTCGGATTGGGCAAGCTCGGCTTCAAGCAAGAGGCGGGACGAGTCATATCGGGCCTGATCGAGGCTTCTTCCTTCTTCGAATATCAGCGGCTGCCTGAATTGTTCTGCGGCTATGGATCCGAGACCGGCCATCCGGTCCCTTATCCGACGACATGCTCTCCGCAGGCCTGGTCCGCGGGAACGTCGATCGTCTTCCTGCAGGCCATGCTCGGATTGTACCCGGATGCCGCGAAGCGGGAGATCGCGCTCTCGCCGTTCCTTCCGGAAGGAATGGATCAATTGAAGGCCGAGCGCATCGCCATCGGTTCGGGTCATCTGTCGGTAAGCGTCACCCGCCGCGAGGGCGAGTCGTTCACCGTTGAGGTTTTGGAGAATACAACGGGATTTGAATTGATTCCATAA
- the trpS gene encoding tryptophan--tRNA ligase: protein MQERILTGDRVTGKLHLGHYAGSLKNRVELQHQFDTYLILADVQALTTHFEHPELLQGHLRNVALDYLAAGIDPEKATIFVQSLIPEIAELTAYFSMFVTVNSLRHNPTIKSEAKDRGYQEMYYGFLGYPVSQTADITFCKATLVPVGEDQLPVMEQTRKIVRRFNQLYRPVLPEPRALVGDVPRLVGLDGNHKMSKSLGNALPLDSTAGEVKEKMKRAKTDPARIHKNDPGHPEVCPIYSYHQAFRKEGADEIYDSCSKGQIGCAECKQKIAQSINNLLEPMRERRTDYLKHPGRIDEIMIAGTEKARLAAKETMLEVREAMRLNYFKR from the coding sequence ATGCAAGAGCGTATATTAACGGGAGATCGGGTAACCGGCAAGCTTCACCTTGGCCATTACGCCGGCAGCCTCAAAAATCGGGTCGAGCTGCAGCATCAATTCGACACCTACCTCATCCTGGCGGATGTGCAGGCGCTGACGACTCACTTCGAGCACCCCGAACTGCTGCAGGGCCATTTGCGCAACGTGGCACTCGATTACTTGGCGGCCGGAATCGATCCGGAAAAAGCGACCATTTTCGTGCAATCCCTTATCCCGGAGATCGCGGAGCTAACCGCCTATTTTTCGATGTTCGTCACCGTCAATTCGCTGCGCCACAATCCGACGATCAAATCCGAAGCCAAGGATCGGGGCTACCAAGAGATGTACTATGGTTTCCTCGGCTATCCGGTCAGTCAGACGGCGGATATTACTTTTTGCAAGGCGACGCTCGTCCCTGTCGGGGAAGATCAGTTGCCTGTGATGGAACAGACGAGGAAAATCGTGCGCCGGTTCAACCAGTTATACCGGCCGGTCTTGCCGGAACCGCGAGCGTTGGTAGGCGACGTGCCTCGCCTCGTCGGGCTGGACGGCAATCATAAGATGAGCAAAAGCCTCGGCAATGCGCTGCCGCTCGATTCGACGGCTGGAGAGGTTAAGGAAAAAATGAAACGGGCGAAAACCGATCCGGCCCGCATCCATAAAAACGACCCCGGCCATCCCGAGGTATGTCCAATATATAGTTATCATCAAGCATTCCGCAAGGAAGGAGCCGACGAGATCTATGATAGCTGCTCCAAGGGACAAATCGGTTGCGCCGAATGCAAACAAAAAATAGCCCAAAGCATTAACAATCTGCTCGAACCAATGAGAGAGCGCAGAACAGACTATCTAAAGCATCCCGGACGAATCGACGAGATCATGATCGCAGGTACGGAAAAGGCGCGTCTCGCCGCGAAGGAAACGATGCTGGAGGTGCGCGAGGCAATGAGGTTGAATTATTTTAAACGTTAG
- a CDS encoding NADPH-dependent FMN reductase, giving the protein MNIVALVGSNRKESYNSKLAAYMQKRYQERIDIEIVSIKELPFYNQDIENNPPAEVKEFVKKVGMADAVLWVTPEYNYSIPSVLKNAIDWLSRGEKVLVGKPSWIVGASMGTLGTVRAQEHLRDILFSPGVSSPLLPGNEVYVGTVHEKIDDSGTLIHEPTIAFLDSVVANFVAWYNKHYAK; this is encoded by the coding sequence ATGAATATTGTGGCCCTTGTTGGCAGTAACCGCAAAGAGTCTTATAATTCGAAGCTGGCTGCCTATATGCAAAAAAGGTATCAGGAGCGAATCGATATCGAGATCGTCAGCATCAAGGAGCTCCCCTTCTACAATCAAGATATTGAAAACAATCCGCCGGCCGAGGTAAAGGAATTCGTTAAAAAGGTGGGCATGGCAGATGCCGTCCTATGGGTGACGCCGGAGTATAACTACTCCATTCCGAGCGTATTGAAAAATGCGATTGACTGGCTGTCCCGCGGGGAGAAGGTGTTGGTGGGCAAGCCATCCTGGATCGTCGGCGCTTCGATGGGCACATTGGGAACCGTGCGGGCCCAGGAACATTTGCGCGATATTTTGTTCTCGCCGGGCGTGTCTTCTCCTCTTCTTCCCGGGAATGAAGTGTATGTCGGCACCGTTCATGAGAAAATTGACGATAGCGGGACATTGATCCATGAGCCGACCATCGCGTTTCTCGATTCGGTCGTTGCTAATTTCGTAGCATGGTACAATAAGCATTATGCCAAGTAG
- a CDS encoding tubby C-terminal domain-like protein produces METYYYTRPLLKMSTALISIEDDGGNAVGSFRRIFTTRTNKAVSWVVDNWQLSLEGRDIHSERHIKIMDSSPWLGRMKWTIMTMHEGCESLSCLKDRTKIATHPRLIWTNEGREYVISKDPLNRTTTITDSDSHAVVGEIAKVPGGKLNQRELVLFEDALCPIALPCIDHIMRMIY; encoded by the coding sequence ATGGAAACGTATTATTACACCCGTCCATTGCTTAAGATGTCAACAGCTCTGATATCAATCGAAGATGATGGCGGCAATGCAGTCGGCTCTTTTCGCCGAATATTTACGACGCGGACAAATAAAGCAGTAAGCTGGGTGGTTGATAACTGGCAATTGAGCCTTGAAGGACGAGATATCCACTCGGAGCGGCATATAAAAATTATGGACAGCAGCCCATGGCTTGGGCGCATGAAATGGACGATAATGACGATGCATGAAGGCTGTGAGAGCTTGTCTTGCTTAAAGGATCGGACAAAGATTGCAACACATCCCCGGTTGATATGGACAAATGAAGGGCGTGAGTATGTCATCTCCAAAGATCCGCTGAACAGGACGACAACCATAACAGATTCCGATAGCCATGCTGTTGTGGGAGAGATTGCGAAGGTTCCGGGAGGCAAGCTGAATCAACGGGAACTCGTACTCTTCGAGGATGCATTATGTCCGATCGCACTGCCTTGTATAGACCATATCATGAGGATGATATATTGA